From the genome of Nicotiana tabacum cultivar K326 chromosome 2, ASM71507v2, whole genome shotgun sequence:
AGGTTGGAAGAGAAGGCGAATGACCCACTGTCATAGCCCCAAGCAAATCACTCGGGGTGCTCCGATCAAGACTCAGGATTTTAGGACCGATCCGGACCGGTACAACCGCCATCGGCTCAAGAGCTCTGGCAACCTCGATAGCTTTCGCAGATCGGATCACCAAAGCCGaggctttatcttcttcttcttcttcttcttcttcttcttcttcttctctcagtcatTGGACCGAGTCAATAGGAAGGGCAATGGCCTTCCTCCTCACCCtccgagttttgggcttggggtcctctgaccgagaggAAACTCTCCGCTTCTTATCTTTCCCCGGTTtcgggaccggggacttggtTTCTTTTTCACCGCTCGAGGGCCTCAAAGAGGCATCCTTGGTTATACCTGCATGAAAGGAAATCGAAAACAAATAGAACACAAAGAATACTTCATAGGAAACAAGAAGCAAAACCTTtccatggttcttggcctcccatctacctttagccaaatcacgccaagcacgttcggcataagaggaagtagaggctaacttccgaacccaatcctcgaggtcaggtaccgcttgtggcatccaaggggcagctgaaTATCGGAGAAAGACATCAGAAAAAATCGGGAAAAGACACGAAAAGCAAACAAGAACCACTTAtggtcgaaattccattcctcggggaacgacatcttctcttccggaataaggtcacgggtcctcacccgaaTATAACGACCTATCCAACCCCGATCCGTGTCTTCGTCaatgctcgacatcaaagcctttgatgcccgacgatgaagtctgattagtccacgaaagatttgaggccgatacaatcgtatgaggtgattcaaagaaaaatccagtcccccggctttgatagagaagaagCGAAGTAAAATCACTATACGCCATGGagagggatgaatttgaccgagggtgacctgatatcttctgcaaaaatcaatgatcaccGGGTCGACGGATCCCaacgtaaagggataagtgtaaacacttaaaaacccctccacatgagtgaTGATGCTCTCTTCGGGGGATGAAATTTGTAACACAACCTCGGaccccagttgcaatcttttctGACGGCCTCGAGATGACTCTCCGTTATAGAGCACATATACATCGACACGTGCTAGCATCGACCCAGAACGGATGAAGGATTCTCAACCGTAAAATTGATCTTCAGAGTGCACGGGCCGGGAACATAGTCGTGAATGGACGGCTCCACCGACGCCTTGTCGCTGGACGGtcgtgaagaagaagctttctccttctgaggtacagTTTTTGAAGTTTTAGCCATTGGTATGAGAGGaagaaaggcaaaggaaagtgaaaaaTTGACGACACCTAAAACTCTGGTGTAGATGGCTCTAAAGCAACAGAGGAAAAAGATAAGAGAATTTGGAAGAGTAAAGGCATAAAAGTGGTAAAAGTTAGatggaagggttatttataggcttgcatcatgacggttcaatatcagaaATGGCCGACCATTATCTGAcaagcattaaataccttgaaaaactaaatcgatgggacaactatcacatacgtcataatcggTCCCTGGTAAAATGTCAGCTTGTTGTCCGATCGAACCGTCGAAGATCATGTCGATTCTCACCACATCCTTTATGAGAATCGAGGGgattatctgtatacggtcaaaatagatttcggcTTTCCTACATTCGATTGAGATCGAGTGACAAGGaaccggagtaggattttgagagTAAGCTCTGAAAACGATACAAACAAGCCTCAAGTCCGAAGGCtgctcgaggagtcggctcggTAATCTTATCGAGCCCGAGGCATTGTTTCGAGGTCGAAAATACACCACGCCCACCCCgaaggtcgaactcaagccaaGACCGAAGTGCCGACCCAGTGACgggttcgagccagtatcgagttCGAGccggtatcgagctcacagacaagagccgttacaaccgcaccaagagagagaatcttggcgggaatcgaggaagagacaaatcatcatgggttctccactatatgctttattttattattttattataaataatataatgaccctctattataaaaggCGGGATCCTTGTAAGCTGTAGTGTGACGGTTAGATTGAAAAAGAAAGATATCTCCTTATGCTCGTCTTACttcattttatttattctttCTGTTCATCATTCCCATTCCCATAATCAAAATACTTGTATTGTTATCTTTGTATCAAAGGAtattacgtatccttagaaccatacataaatttaacgttatccgattttttgggtaaacaatatttttacaaatattattgcaatatactatatatataattctttttttaatttcagCTTAAATTTTTGATCCCAAACACCTTAAATCAGCTCAAAGTGCTTATGAGCTTCCCAAAATAactataaaatatattttatagcACCCACTTCGAATCAAACAACAATTTTCAAGATGAAATTCATATTCAAGAGCTTCAGACTCAATAATTGCGGGTCTCCAAAAATTCaatctcaatcacctcaaatcatTTCTTAATGAGTCCAAAATTAAGTATGAACTTCCCAAAGATACTGGAAATAATAATTTGTAACACTCTCATTTCGATTTAAATAATACAAATtcaatattaaaatttaaatttaagagTTTCAAGCTTAAAAATGATCGGTCTTCCATATTCTCTACCAAAATCCTTCTAAAAACAACCAAAGACTCAATTAATAACTAGAAACATCGGATTAAATCTTGAGCGGGAACCTCAAACAAAAATTTCGGTTGACTCAAGCTCCTTTTACTTTACAAAGAAGAGTGAGCTGCGCAATGGGTATGCGAGTAATATGTTTGGCCTAAAAGGTAGAAATTGAAAGAAATTTCAAATTGTGTATAGTTTTTCAGCTAGGCGGCTATAACATGGTTAAGCCGATCGGTATTTATGTAAAGTtcccattattattattttttgaactttTTCTCAAGGGGGGTATGCCCAGGAAAGAAATGTGAAAGATTACTGAGACTTAGAACCATATATTCCAATTTGGAAAGCTCCTCTTCGATGACCATTTACGAGTagttaaaggaaaaaaaattcttGTATTGTTAGTTGATTTGATCCTTTTTCCATATTTGAATTTTCTTAACATTCTAAGTTCACGAAATGAAAGATGATCACTCTTTACATGTATGTGGCAATTCGGAGCTGTACTTAGTTTCGTAAAATCATGTATTTGTCAAGGCAAGATTGTACTAAAATCAATAAAGATTGGTATTGCAAGGAATGAAGCGAAAAACTCACCTAATTTTGTGTTGGTATCTCTAATTAAATTTCAGTTGTTAATAATTCGTCTTTAAATCAGTTTTTTTTTATTGCCAAGTTGATCAAAGAGATTAACAAATCCatttattaaaatatataaacaGTGATTTATCCAAATTTTTACGCAACCTAACATTTGAACTATAATGCAGTTGCCAGTTGGTGCGCCATATGcatgatctctctctctctctctctctcttttattttttgaattactTGTCTGCAATCGAGACCTCATTGATTGGCCAAATTACCAAATACAATGATAGTATAGGTTCCtcgtttatttatttatttatttatttatttttttcttagtcAAAAATTAGAATTCGTACAACTTTATTAAAAATGGTACGGGATACTACAAGAAAACCTAATAAATGTTATCCGTAGTAATCTCCTTTCTCAAGAGTGCAAGTGACTTCTTTTCACTATCCTTGCATATTATTGCTTCCGTTCTCATTTAGTTATCCGGATAATAATTTATACACCCATTAAAAAATATTAGGAAAAGTAAGTTAAAAAATCTTCCCCTTGTTAATTCTTTAGTCTTTGTCTATTTATGTGCCTCTtaattttaaaacaattaatgtGAAGGGCAAAGTTGAAAAAAATAATAGTTAATTGTCCCTTGATTAGCTGCCCTAAAACAATGGAGTAATATAAAAAACAAGAGCAACCTTGAAATATAGCTcaaattaataaattatttttcttattttagatCATAAATTTCAAATAGTGTTTCATTGTCTAATAAAAACGTATCTCTAGAAAAATGGTTGTCTCCTTAAAAGGAGGATTTTGCAATATACCTAATTAATTAGAGCAATTCACATGCAGCAAATGCAAAGTGATTTAACATGTCTGTTAGTCAGTACAGTGAAAAGGTCAAATCTGGACAAACAACCTCACAATCTTGATTCTCCAGCATCAAATATTGGACCCACCTTGGTTTGCTGATTAAGGATACTCCTCAAATGATTCCCATTTCCCACCCCACAAAGAATTTCggaaaacaaattgaagaaaacttATTCACATTAGTGTCAAACTAATGTATATGTATTTACTCATTAATTTTTAATACTTAACCAAAGTTATATATTACTCCCTCCTACAACATGTGAAGGTGATATGATGGTATAAACAAATTATACTAATGGTATAAATAAATAACTTAACTCAACGATGATAAGTTGTATCTTTTGATGCAAATACCGAGTATGTATGTAACTCAATTTTGGAGCAAATCTGGGAAATTGTCACGTCAAAAAAGAAGAATTAATCTAAATAGCCGTCCAGCCAatttcttaaattaaaaataacccGTAAATGTAAAAGATATACATAATTCATATATAAAATATGTTTaagttttaattatatatataatcaacatatattctatatatatacatgcagGAAAAAGTAACCTGTAAATCCAGTCGGTTATAACCCGCAGGACTTTAGAAGGTTAGAGCAACTTGGCTGTTCCATCGTGCTATGGTTGTTGTGTCCAGATCATCAGGGTTGGTTCAAATGAATAATCGCAGGTGTAGTTGGAAGAGGCTTTGATTAGAATGGCTATATATtgaaaaaaaagtcaaatgaattGAGAATGATAGGACTGATTCTCAGATTAGGAAATAGTGCTAGCTTAAATCTGTTAAATATCCGAACGTCTTTAACAAATGACTAGCTACTTACTCATTAATTAACATTCTACAGAAAAAAACAGCATAATTTGCCAGTCAGAAGAAGCTTGTCTGATTAAGCTTATCAGAACCTAATTGGACACAACTTCTTGATTGATATTTGATAGTTAGCTCTTTACATAATTGATATCTGCATCTCACTTGTTTCTTTATTGAGTGACCTTCAATCTTTAGGTCCAATTGCAAGCATAGTCTACCTAATACTCCCtatattaatttttctttttagtatatttcaaaagaaataataataataatacttttTTATATTTACAAGTAAGTTAACTTTAAAACTTTCATTTTATCTTTTGGTGAGATGACTTATAACAATTTAACttcaaaaatctcattttatccTTGATGAGATAATTTATAGTACTATCTACATGCTCAGTCAAACAAAACCACATAAAATAGGACAgggaaaaatatatgaaaatgtaATATGAGGTCTGAAAATGAGTCACACAAGTAAGGTGCACAAATTTATTTAGTACCGGTGTTGGAGAGAGATAACAGATATCTAGTGGAATAATCGAGGTGCAGATAATCGGTAGAATAATTGAGGTGCAGATATCCGGTGGAATAATTGAAATTCATTTTACTTATTTAGCCGGTATACATATATTACACattgattgatatatatatatatatacacgaatGTTTGAACACTAAGATTGGCAGAAATATATACCTTAAAGTATCTCTGTGAATGTCATTGTCCATGAATATTCTCTAGTGGCATGTACAAAATACAGGTATAGCAGATCCCAAATGACGTAAGTGTTTGATAAATAAGTTGAACCTATTATAGCAGAAAGAATTGTTAATGTGCTAGTGACTGTAAATGCAAGTCATGAGACAGGAAGATAGAGACTTAGACATCTAAAAATGACATTACTACAGCTAAAACCTTTACTCACCTACTGATCACTCAAAGTTGGTTTTGTCTGAAAGTTACACAGCAGTGGGTGTACTTTTATTATAATAGTTTTTTCATTACTACAATTATTTTAACACACACATGACTCATAAGAAAGCACAAAATATTGGGAATCCTTTGCCAACTTACTATAAAAAATATAATGTCCAACCATACATGACTTAAACTTCACTCCTACTCAAAATCTTATTAAAGCTGAAGTCTACCAAAAACTTATTTCATGTCCTCGTCATTCTGGTGCACTTTCATTAAGCCTTCTTAAAGTAAATagcttttactttattttctcaATTAAGCTTTTTACCTCTATTTTCCATTGTAAGCCCATATCCACTCACACTTTTCAACATGGGATGggcaaaatatgctaaaggaaagCTATCTTTGCCTGTAATTACAGGAATTTTCTGTACATTAGCATTTATTGCTTTATTGTACACTGAAAGGATTAGCACTTTTTCTTCTGGCTCTCTTTTTGGGATTAAATCTTGTCCTAGACGAAATGTTGCAAAGTTTAAAAAACATCATACAGGTGCACCTGCAGTTTCTTTATTGTTTTCAATCTAAAATGCACtatcttaatatttttttttttttgacatgttaaaatttcattttccttgGCTTAATAGGTGATAGAGAATTGAAGAGCAGTCCACTAGATAATCCAACAGACGATAGGTTCGAGTTTGATCCTGAGGAATGCAGCCTGAATAATGGAAAATGGgtgttcaatacttcaattaaGCCATTGTACACAGATAGAACTTGTCCATATGTTGACAGACAATATTCTTGTACTAAGAATGGTCGAAACGATTCGGATTATCTTCACTGGGAATGGCAGCCTGATGATTGCATCTTGCCAAGGTTAGCAAGTTTTCTTAAAAAATGTCATTTTCAATCCTCTGTTTGTACACAGGGAAATTTCCATGCAaatgaaacaaatatatagactGTCAATGCCATTACTTGCTATCTCAATTTTTGCTACAGAACATGTTAAACTAAATTCTTGACAATAAAATTCAGGTTTGATCCTAAGATTGCCCTGAGAAAGATTCAAGGAAAGAGGATAATGTTTGTTGGGGACTCAATACAGAGAAATATGTGGGAATCTTTTGTGTGTTTGGTTCAATCTGTGATCCCAGAAGGCCAGAAGTCTATGAAACAAGGTCGTGTTCACTTTGCCTTCACAGCTAAGGTAATCAATCATCAAGTCAAGAAAACTCTATGCTTTTTCAAGAACAGAGTTTCACTGATAGTGTGAAGAATTTTTACAATTTAACTGTTTTTAACATGTTATTATTCTATTTTCGATATACTATGAAGAGTTACATGCAATTGCAGCTAAAAGTTAACCTGATAGTATAAAAATCTATACATTCTCACATTGTTCGTAATCTGCAGCTAAACTTGTCCTCACATTGTTCAGGAATATAATGCCACAATTGAGTTCTACTGGGCACCATTCCTAGTGGAGTCTAACACAGATATTCATATAAAAGCTGATCCAAAGCAGAGAATAATCAAAGTGGATTCAATCAGTGAACGTGCCAAACAGTGGTTAGGAGTAGATGTCCTTGTTTTCAATACTTATGTTTGGTGGATGAGTGGCCTTAAGGCTAAGGCACTGTAAGTATATATTCAAAAGTTTAAACAAAACAAGTTTTTTCTACTTGATGTTGCAAAATGTTTGAATAAATTAAATGCAGATGGGGAGAGTTTGCAAATGGAGAAGAAGGATATGAAGAATTTGATACAGCAGTATCTTACAAACTGGCATTGAGAACATGGGCAAATTGGATTGATTCAACTATTGATACTAACAAAACAAGAGTGTTCTTTACTACCATGTCCCCTACGCACCAAAGGTAGTCGCTGAAGTATTTCTTGAAAGAGTTTAACTTCGATAGTAATTTTTACACTATCAGATCACCTAAAAGATAAGAAAATGTAACTATCCCTGATAAG
Proteins encoded in this window:
- the LOC107796037 gene encoding protein trichome birefringence-like 3, which encodes MGWAKYAKGKLSLPVITGIFCTLAFIALLYTERISTFSSGSLFGIKSCPRRNVAKFKKHHTGDRELKSSPLDNPTDDRFEFDPEECSLNNGKWVFNTSIKPLYTDRTCPYVDRQYSCTKNGRNDSDYLHWEWQPDDCILPRFDPKIALRKIQGKRIMFVGDSIQRNMWESFVCLVQSVIPEGQKSMKQGRVHFAFTAKEYNATIEFYWAPFLVESNTDIHIKADPKQRIIKVDSISERAKQWLGVDVLVFNTYVWWMSGLKAKALWGEFANGEEGYEEFDTAVSYKLALRTWANWIDSTIDTNKTRVFFTTMSPTHQRNEDWGNMKGIKCFNETRPVMKKGHWGVGSNIEMMKAVAGVIGRMKVPVTVLNITQLSEHRIDGHASVYGELGGKLLTDKQKADPLHFADCIHWCLPGVPDTWNRMLFAYL